A stretch of DNA from Dehalobacterium formicoaceticum:
TCGCTGTCATATTTCAGATATTCACTGATTCTGGCTCGATCCACTTCCTCGACTTTTTGCATGGCTTCGAAATTGATTCCGTTAGGATTATATACATAGCCGCAGGAATCGGACATTGCCACCACGTTGGCGCCTAATTGCTGAGCTTTTTGACAAGCGTAAAGCGCCACGTTTCCAGAGCCGGAAATAATAATCGTTTTTCCCTTTAAATCCACCTGCCGATCCTTCAGCATTTCTTCCAGGAAATAAATCGTGCCATATCCTGTTGCTTGGGTACGGGCTAAACTACCACCGGAAGTAATGCCTTTTCCTGTCAATGCTCCGGCGGGATAGCCTCTTTTGATTTTTTTATATTGGCCGAACATATAACCGATTTCCCGGGTGCCAACGCCGATATCACCGGCAGGAACGTCCATGTCTGCTCCGATCAGGTAAGCCAATTCATTGGTGAAGCTCTGACAAAAGCGCATAATTTCTTTTTCGGATTTACCTTTCGGGTCAAAATCAGAACCGCCTTTGGCGCCTCCCATGGGCAGGCCGGTCAGAGAATTTTTAAAAATTTGTTCAAAACCTAAAAACTTTAAAATACTGAGATTGACGGAGGGATGAAAGCGGAGGCCGCCCTTATAGGGTCCGATGGCACAGTTATATTGGACACGAAAACCTCGGTTAATATGGATATTTCCCTGATCATCCTCCCAGGGTACCCGAAAAACAATGGATCGGTCCGGTTCCACAATTCTTTCCAAAATGGCAGCTTCCTGATATTCAGGTTTTTTTTCCATGACCGGCTCCAGACAAGTCAGTACTTCTTCTACGGTCTGATGGAATTCCGGTTCCCGGGGGGTGCTTTTAATCGTACTCTCAATAACATCTGTTACATAAGACATCTTTACCACTCCTTATTGATTTATCGGGAAGAATCCCTTACTTAGTAAATTAATAAC
This window harbors:
- the gdhA gene encoding NADP-specific glutamate dehydrogenase — its product is MSYVTDVIESTIKSTPREPEFHQTVEEVLTCLEPVMEKKPEYQEAAILERIVEPDRSIVFRVPWEDDQGNIHINRGFRVQYNCAIGPYKGGLRFHPSVNLSILKFLGFEQIFKNSLTGLPMGGAKGGSDFDPKGKSEKEIMRFCQSFTNELAYLIGADMDVPAGDIGVGTREIGYMFGQYKKIKRGYPAGALTGKGITSGGSLARTQATGYGTIYFLEEMLKDRQVDLKGKTIIISGSGNVALYACQKAQQLGANVVAMSDSCGYVYNPNGINFEAMQKVEEVDRARISEYLKYDSDATYCENCKGLWTSKCDIAIPCATQNEITEAEAATLIENGVKALVEGSNMPCSAKAVKLLLENKILFGPAKAANAGGVATSGLEMAQNSMRFSWSFEEVDQRLNSIMVNIYHNTKKAALEYGYEGNLMVGANIAGFIKVADAMLAQGIL